CTCCTCttcaaactcaagttcaaataACCTTCTAAATAATTGGAAAATATAGTTAGATCACCATAATTCTTGTTTGCTTCcctgttttctttttccttatacgACAAAGAATTAAGGCTaagccgaccccacttagtgggataaggtttggttgttggTTGTTGTCGTCAAAACAAGTAAGGTTGGGAGAAAGGGTAGATGAGAGAAGCATATCCCATACCCTTTTGTTTAAACCTATGAATTTCTATGAAAGTATAAATCCTTCTATGATGGAAAAATAAGGAGGATTGCAGATTGAGATTAATATTGGAATGTTCAATTTGTACTTTGCTTCTTTTGCCAATGTTAACAATGCCCTTTCTGGTTAAGAAAATATATGAATTCATAGATGTGCTCTGTGAGATTCCTGAGgtgaataaaaaaaatctttttaccGTTTCATTGAAATGTCTTCGTCTAACTTTTATTAACGGGTTTAATTTTACCAGTCAATTTCATGAATTTCATTAAAAAGCATATGGTAGCCATTGAGAATATTTTGTTTATTGTTTTTTAGTCACTGGCTCATTTAAGGTCAGGGTCTTAATATGTGTAGGTTGTACTTGATTTGGATGAGACTTTAGTTTGTGCATACGAAACATCCAGCCTTCCATCTGCAGTTCGTATGCAGGCCATTGAAGCAGGTCTAAAGTGCTTTGAACTAGAATGTACATCTTCAGAAAAGGTTGCTCGGTTATGAATtggctatttttatttttttaacatcaTCTTAAGGTCCATGTGTAATTTTGCTGACAAATATTGAAGGATGCTGATGGAAGACCGAAGATCAATCATGTCACTGTTTTTGAACGCCCTGGTTTGTGTGAATTCCTAAAACAGTGCAGTGAATTTGCAGATCTTATTCTTTTCACTGCTGGCCTTGAAGGTTGTACTTTTTGGTGCTAGTTTTCTTCTCTATGTTTTTTCTTCTTGCCAACTTTTTTCTTTtgaatataattattttatattctCTTTTGCATCAGGTTATGCCAGTCCTGTTATTGACAGAATAGATGTTGATAAAAAATTAACTCATCGGCTCTACAGGCCTTCGACAGTGAGCACGTAAGTGAAAGTTTTAGACATGAGTTTGCATCTTTTGAGTTAAAAATGATCTATCTGGTGCTTGTGGTCATATCTCAAGTGTTGTTGGTCGAAGTCAAATATCATCTTAGTTCTAGCCATTAATATTCAAATGGTACTTGGTAATATTCCTTGAAGACATTTTTTGTTCCTTGATTGAAAGATAGCCAGTGAGAGAGAGAAAGTCGCAGGTATTTTTCATGGGGTGGTTATTCTTCAGATTCTGTTTAACACAAATCACTGAATCATAAATGATCTATCTTTTCGTTAAATTCAACTTATTGTTCATCGTATGACCTCAATGAAGATCCATGTAAGCTGACCCCGAATAGTTGGGATAAACACACTTGTATGTTTGCCCAATGCttaaatttctttataaaaattGCATATGGCACGTAGAATTTTCATAAATGCCTATATGTGACTATAATCACATATTGCTTGGTATGCTACTGATACATTTCTGTATCAGTAATTGGAATCTGTTAATGTGACAGGGAATACCGAGAACATGTCAAAGATCTTACTTGTGTATCGAAAGATCTCTCTCGCACTGTCATCGTCGATAACAATCCATTTAGCTTCTTGCTTCAACCGTTCAATGGAGTACCATGCGTGCCATTCTTTGCAGCACAGCCATGCGACAACCAGGTAACGCAACTTATTGTGATACCTATGCACTTTCATGATGCAGTTTCCATTTCCTAAACACATGACCCATTGAACTAAATGTGTTCTTTGCTTCCAGCTTATGGAAGCCATTCTTCCCCTTCTGAAGCAACTTTCGCTTCAGAAGGATGTCAGACCTGTTCTATACGAAAAGTTCCGCATGCCTGAATGGTTCGAACATCAAGGAATTCCCATCAGAAACCCTAGTCTGTGAGATGCCATCAGATTTCTACCTCAAAGCACCTTTTATGGGGATGTGCATATGTGCTTTTAATCTACACACACAGGAACCCTAATTGAAGGGTCCTTGCTTGAGTCTCCCGAGCGACAAAGAGTGGTGAAGGACGAAGATTTATTGCTCAAAGGAAGAATTTTGAGATTGAAATGGTCAATAGCTGTTATTTCCAGAAAAAAATATTCAATTCTAGGTGTTCTGATCGTAGAATGTTCAGCATTATGCTTGTTTAGGAAGATATTATTTCAGATTCCGAGTGTAGTTGATTTTGTATTGTATATTATTTCTCGTCAATCTTTGGCAAGGAATTGAATTGCTTCAACGGCTTGTGCTTTGTCGACGGAATGAAGTAGGTTTGTGTTCATGGCTTGTGCTTTGTCGACGGAATGAAGTAGCTCTTTGTTCATGGTATTGAGAAGAATAAGAGAGTGTTTGGTTTAcgtgttttcatttttattttcaagaaaatatgtattttttaaaaaataatatatgatttatatttttatgttttttatttttgaaaaagagagTATTTTATGGGACATTAGAAAATctctaaaagttattttttttaaaggaaaagagaaacatgtgcttttaaaaaataaaaaataaaaaaataaaaaacgcaCCAACCAAATaacttttttaaaactttcatttattCTTCCTAATAAATTCATCATCCATTCAATCAAACCTGAATTATCTGTCAAATCATTGAAAGGGTTTTTGTATAGTTTGAACGAAATAACACGGAACAATTCATCAAAGTTTGAAAATATGCAACCACACACAATCCAAAGTCGTTATAATTTAAAAAACAcacaaaaagatataaaaatgcTGAGTTTTGCCATGTCTTTGTTGTTGCTTGCTTCAATAAAAAAGAGACCTTTTCTTCCTCCCATTTGCTTGTTTCTGACTCACCAGAAGCGGCGCGGGTATCCATCTGCACCGCCGAAGAAGTGCCCCATCTGCTCCTCGCCACCGTCGTTCGCCGGAAGTATCGAATTAGCCGCCTCCGCTTGGTGGAATTGGCCGCCCCCTTCTCGTAGCCCGAGCAGATCCATGGTCACCCCGTCGACGAACACCTCCTCCCCATTCTGCCTCATCAGAGGCGGAGGCATTGTATCAGTTGGCTTCGTCTGGTTCTGTCCTCCCATTTCTATCATTCGCCCATCGCCTGGCCCAATATTGCAGGACAAAGTAAACGGATCCATGAATGGTTGATTTGGATTACCTAGAGGAAAATTTCCTGGCGCCATGGATGAGCCGAGGAAGTAATTAGTGTAGTCGATGGGTGCCTTGCCCTTCTGCCTCGAGTTGGAGTCGGTGCTATGTGCGAAATTGTACAGGAAGGATGGCGCCGGCGATTTGTTCGACGAAATGTTGCCACTTTCCCGGCGGTGGAACGAGAAGGCGCCCTGGCTCACGTCGCTTTGATTT
This genomic stretch from Zingiber officinale cultivar Zhangliang chromosome 7A, Zo_v1.1, whole genome shotgun sequence harbors:
- the LOC122001166 gene encoding CTD nuclear envelope phosphatase 1 homolog; this translates as MAELAQAELCPPGHTAAATTTGKSVQVWRALVNWVAILFRLLLQILRGTPSWAQLLSFVGLRHRLLFSPSAASTAYMPLAVDQLTDAQPLPAATSSEFLNRLTVVLDLDETLVCAYETSSLPSAVRMQAIEAGLKCFELECTSSEKDADGRPKINHVTVFERPGLCEFLKQCSEFADLILFTAGLEGYASPVIDRIDVDKKLTHRLYRPSTVSTEYREHVKDLTCVSKDLSRTVIVDNNPFSFLLQPFNGVPCVPFFAAQPCDNQLMEAILPLLKQLSLQKDVRPVLYEKFRMPEWFEHQGIPIRNPSL